The region ATATGTAGCAATTATTTCTAACAATTTAATAATATCCTTTTTATTCATCTCTTTTCACCAGCCTATTATCATAATAACGAAACTTTCAAAAACATGATGAGTTACATATGTACTCTCTCAAATTTCCATACAGAAATACCTTTATCCTCGTGAGAGCCACAGATCAGACTGCGATAAAAAAAGAGGGTATCTCAAAAGTATTATGACACTTTCGACACACCCTCTCAACAAGCTATTGTAATTTCATTACATTACACCATACTGAGTCCACAAATCTTGAATCGCAGACGATAAATATGGAGTATTTTGTACGATATTGATTGCAATTGAAGACTGTTGAATGGGCGTTTGAATTTCACTTACAGGAATCACGGCCCCAATGTATAACAAAATAAAAACAATGATATACACTTCAACGAATCCAAGTGCACCTCCGCCCCATTTATTTAACTGGCGCAGAATTGGCAGTTCGGTTAAAGCCGTTAAAACAGAGCCCGCAAGGCGAAGTACAATGTGAGTAACAAAAAATAAAATCGCAAATGCAATCATTCGATAAAAAGCGTCTTCTATCGTTCCAGAATCAAATACAAATGATGCGACACTTTGCTGCTGAATATTGTCCGGAAACGGAATTAACAAGCGAAGTCGGCTTGCCAAATCTCCACTAAACATATAAGCGACGATAAACGAAACCGCAAAACTGACAATATG is a window of Priestia aryabhattai DNA encoding:
- a CDS encoding CvpA family protein; translation: MLNIILIVLLLLGFVTGLKRGFILQLIHIVSFAVSFIVAYMFSGDLASRLRLLIPFPDNIQQQSVASFVFDSGTIEDAFYRMIAFAILFFVTHIVLRLAGSVLTALTELPILRQLNKWGGGALGFVEVYIIVFILLYIGAVIPVSEIQTPIQQSSIAINIVQNTPYLSSAIQDLWTQYGVM